The segment TTAACCCATTATGATGAAAACTCTAAATCAGTTCTATTCGTACAAGGTGGCATCGGTAAAGGCGGACAAGAGGATCAAGCTAGCTATTTCTCTGGTGGCAATGGGGGATATTGGTATCCATACAATCCAGTTACTAAAAAAGGCGAACAACGGTATAGACCTGAAGAACATCATAATACTAAATCATTGGGAACTGTTGCTAATGTAGGGTTAGGCTATCGGATTCTCAGTAAACATGAACATGCTTATGTAGGTGTTAATACGTTTTATGATCATTCCTTCTCGAAAAAATATAACCGTATTAGCGGTGGCTTGGAATATGTATCTGGCTTTAACGAAGTTCGCGCTAATATCTATAAGGGATTAAATAGTACAAAATCTGAACCTTATAATGTACCTTTATATGAAGGTTATTTTGAATTCTTGTTAGATGGTGGCACTGCAGGTTATACAGTTTACAAGTCTCAAAAAGCATTGTCCGGATATGATGTAAGCTATGCACGCTCCTTTAAGAATGCTCGTTGGGCACGTGCTTATGTAGGAGCTTATCATTGGAATGGCTTAGGCGCCACAACACATGGTGAAGGTCCTGCCTTAACTCTTAATGTTGGTAAAAGCCACGGCTGGCAAGCTGGTACTACATTACAACTTACACCACATATTTCTCTAGACGTAGGGTATACATCAGACAATAACAACTCTAGTGGTGCCTATGGCTTTGTTAAATACACCTTAGGTACATCCAAGTTTGCTTGGCATGGTGGTAAGCATAGTGATGATACTATTACCAATGCACGGGCTAGAATGTTAGATAAAGTAGACCGCAGCCCAATGCGAGTAGGTAATACCTATGAAGAATTCTGGATGGTAGTACCTTATGATCACTTATAAAAGTTAGTGGGGAGACAGTAATATATGAAACGTAAATTAGTATTTAGAGCCATGGTTTTAGGCGCTGTAGCATGTGCATTTAGTGCTACAGGTTTTGCAGCAGATGTACAAAATGGACATGGCCAAGGTATTGCAGACTCTACTACAGAAGTAAATGGGGCTAAGCATGAAGCGGTTCGTTCCAATTGGTTAGATCGAACAGATATTGCCGTAGGTGTTCAAACTGGTGGTACATCTGATTCGCATAAGGGGATGTTCCCTAGTGATTATAATAATAACTTTTACAATACAAAATCAGATTACGGGAATATCACTAAAGCCTATATAGAAACATTGCAGCCTATTACCCATTATGATGAAAATTCTAAGAGCGTTGTGTTCGTACAAGGTCGTATTGGCCGTGGTGGTGAGAAAATCTCCTCTAAAGAGGTAAGAGGTTATTTCACTCCAGACCTTGTAATGTCACCATTTGGGTTTGATGTTTTTACGGAAATCAATACAGATGAAAAAACATCTGAGTCGTTAGGAACGGTTGGTAGCTTAGGTGTTGGTTATCGTATTCTTAGTAAACATGAACATGCTTATGTAGGTGTTAACGCTTTTGTAGATCGTGCTTTCACAGGAAATTACAATCGTATCAGTGGTGGTGTAGAGTATGTGAATGGACTCAACGAAGTATATGCCAATGTGTATAGAGGCCTTGGTGATAAGGAACTCGTAAAAGGCGGTGGCGGTAATCCATATCCTAAACGATTGTATCCTAATGGCTATCCAGATACATTCCCATACAATACCATTCCTAGTGAAAATTATAATACCTATGTAGGTGGTGGCGTGTTAGATGGATATGAAATAGGGATTGTAAGGTCCTTTAAAAATGCACGTTGGGCTCGTGCCTATGTAAATGGGTATCGTTGGAATGGCAATGGATTTAACCACAAACAAGAATATAATTGGGGTCGTCCAGGTCATTGGTCCGTGCCATGGTTTACTGCACGAAATGCTAACCATTATAAAGGCATTAAAATTGGTGCTGAATTACAGTTAACACCACATATATCTTTAGATATTGGGTATAACAATGCCAATAACATGTCGAAAGGGATGTATGGCACTCTTAAATATACATTAGGTACATCTAAATTTGCCTTCTGGGGTGGCAAGCATAGTGATGATACGATTACTACAGCTCGCTCTAAAATGCTAGATAAGGTACGTCGTCAAGACATGATTGTAGAATCCTTTGATGACATTGAATACGATTATTTGGCGCCAATTGATCATCTATAATACCACTGTAGTTTAGATTATAGATATTAAATAAGACATGTAATAATAGGAAAGTAATTTATATGAGCAAGACATTAATGATAAAAGCAATGGTTTTAGGTGCTGTAGCATGTGCATTTAGTGCTACAGGTTTTGCAGCAGATGTACAAAATGGACATGGCCAAGGTATTGCAGATTCTACTACAGAAGTGAATGTGGCTAAGCATGAAGCAGTTCGTTCTAACTGGATGGATCGTACAGATATCGTAGTTGGCGTTGGTATGAAAAATTCTGAAGAGTCGAGTAGCCATCACTTCCATAATTTTACGCCTTGGGAAAATCATCCTATTGTGGGGACTTCTGATAAATCCAAATCTACAGAACTCAACAAGTTATACATTGAGACATTACAACCTATAACCCATTACGATGAAAATGCTAAAAGTGTTGTCTTTGTACAAGGTCGTATTGGACGCAGTGGAGAAAAGATAACCTCTAATAAATTAAATAATTATTGGGTTCCAGCTAGACCTGCAGGGACGTTTACGGTATATAATGGGCAAACAGATAAGGAAGAGTCCTTAGGTGTAAATGCTAATGTTGGTGTAGGGTATCGTCGCCTTAGTAAAGGTGAGCATGCTTACGTTGGTGTTAATGCATTCTATGACCATGCATTTAAAAATGGATATAAACGTGTTAGTGGTGGCTTAGAATATGTGGTAGGGCTTAATGAATTCCATGCCAATATTTATAAAAATTTAGGATCTAATGAAAGAAAATATATAGGCCTTCATGGGCGAACTGATACATGGTATGATCCTACAGGATTGTATCCATATGGAATGGATCCTGATCAAAGTCTTTATGATTATGCTAGGGTTGATTATGAAAATCACTGGGCTCTAAGTGAAAATACTGTAGCTAGAGGTTATGATATTGGCTATGCTCGAACATTTAAAAATGCTAGATGGGCTCGTGTATATGCAGACTATTATAACTGGCGTGGTAGAGAGGCTGTAAAAGTAGGGTATTATAAATTACCAAAACGCGATGCTATTAAAGGCTTTAAAGTGGGGGCAGAATTCCATATTACACCACATCTTACTCTTGATGCGGGTTATAAAACAGCGTCTCATCATTTGAGTGGTCCTTATGCAACTTTGAAATATACAATCGGTACATCCAAGTTTGCTTGGCGTGGTGGTAAACATAGTGAAAGTGCGATTACAACAGCTCGCTCTAAGATGCTTGATAAGGTACGTCGCATTGATATGGTTGTACAAGAAACTGTAGAAGAAACTTATGATCATGGCGTTGTCGATGTAGGCTTATAGGGGCTTTTGCGTACATTATCGTCATAATCATTTATAATAGTTTAGCTTGTTCATAGGTTATAAAAAAGGAGCTAGTACATTATGTACTAGCTCTTTTTATGTTCTTGGTTATTTCTATTGTAATGCCTTAGGTACGCTGAGTTTTTTCCAGTTGTCTAGTTCAGGGATTTCTAAGGTATTAATCGTTTTTTGAATCCAGTAGTTTAATGATACTTCGTTACCTAAATGTTGTTCAAATAAATAGGTATTACCTGGCGTATCTAGAGGTTTTCCATCTTTGTCGATGGAGTGACGCACGGATTCTTTCAAATAGAGTTGCACTCTAAATGGATTTGCGTGATTACCTCTGAAAATGAAATAAGATGGGCCGATAAAGTCATGGGTACGGACATTAATTTGTTCGTACTTTTTATCTTTTAAGCCTTGTAATGCGGTTTGTATCATTGCGTTAGCATCGTCGTACTCCTCAAGTAGGAATGCTTGTTGATCTACATCGAGTACATAATGCCAAGTTGGTTTTTCCTCGTTCGTTTCGATGGACCAGTTATCTCCTAATGCAGGTAATTGGTGCGTATCGTAGAGGTCTTTTAATAGCTGAATGGTATTCTCTTTTTTGAATAGTGCTCGATAGATCATCTCTTGACCTTCTGTAGGGTCATAACCATGTATTCTGACTTGGTACGTATCACGTAGCATACGCTTTACATCTAGCTTAAAAATGTTGCGTAGCTTGTCTGGAACGGATAGGAAATGATTGTAAAAGCTAAGTTTCATTTCGTCTTGTGATGCTAAGGCGTGCTCGATGGTTTGCCAATCATATAAGGTAGTGTCCCATAAGAAGTCATCCATGTTTACAGATAAACGTGCTGCATTTTGAGGCCATTCAGTATGACCAGGACGTACTGTTGTAGTAGACTCTTTAATACCTTCCTTGTAACGCCAATGACCATCGACCTCTTCGAAGGCCGCTAATCGTTCTTCTGCTTCATCATCGATAGGAATACCCTTTAACTCTTCATCTAGATTAGCTTTGTGAGACAGTATGTATTGATGGGATTCTTCGTAATAGGCTACAGCAGTATCCAAATCAGGTTTGCCTGAAACATAGCCTTTTTCATAGGCATACCCTAAGGCAACGCGCGTTAAAGCTCGTGTAATATCGTAGAAGAGAACGCGGTCTTCCTCTTCTAAGGCGCGTTTTTCTTCATCCAGTACACGTGTTAAGGACTGTACACCAAAGCGTATATTTTTCGTTACACCGAAGCCGTGGATGCGCATATAACCAATGTATGGCAAGGAGAACATAAAGCGCTCTTTTGTGGCTGCCATGTGGGTTAAGTCGGCAATGAGGCCCCAGTCTAGCGGTAGGTGACCAATGTGGAAGATATAGCCAAAGGCGGCTTGTAATGCAGCATAGCCGGCATCACT is part of the Veillonella nakazawae genome and harbors:
- a CDS encoding inverse autotransporter beta domain-containing protein encodes the protein MRRNVFIKALVLGAIGCAFSATGFAADVQNGHGQGIADSTTEVNGAKHEAVRSSWMDRTDIIVGTQSKVGAQVSVETLQPLTHYDENSKSVLFVQGGIGKGGQEDQASYFSGGNGGYWYPYNPVTKKGEQRYRPEEHHNTKSLGTVANVGLGYRILSKHEHAYVGVNTFYDHSFSKKYNRISGGLEYVSGFNEVRANIYKGLNSTKSEPYNVPLYEGYFEFLLDGGTAGYTVYKSQKALSGYDVSYARSFKNARWARAYVGAYHWNGLGATTHGEGPALTLNVGKSHGWQAGTTLQLTPHISLDVGYTSDNNNSSGAYGFVKYTLGTSKFAWHGGKHSDDTITNARARMLDKVDRSPMRVGNTYEEFWMVVPYDHL
- a CDS encoding inverse autotransporter beta domain-containing protein translates to MKRKLVFRAMVLGAVACAFSATGFAADVQNGHGQGIADSTTEVNGAKHEAVRSNWLDRTDIAVGVQTGGTSDSHKGMFPSDYNNNFYNTKSDYGNITKAYIETLQPITHYDENSKSVVFVQGRIGRGGEKISSKEVRGYFTPDLVMSPFGFDVFTEINTDEKTSESLGTVGSLGVGYRILSKHEHAYVGVNAFVDRAFTGNYNRISGGVEYVNGLNEVYANVYRGLGDKELVKGGGGNPYPKRLYPNGYPDTFPYNTIPSENYNTYVGGGVLDGYEIGIVRSFKNARWARAYVNGYRWNGNGFNHKQEYNWGRPGHWSVPWFTARNANHYKGIKIGAELQLTPHISLDIGYNNANNMSKGMYGTLKYTLGTSKFAFWGGKHSDDTITTARSKMLDKVRRQDMIVESFDDIEYDYLAPIDHL
- a CDS encoding inverse autotransporter beta domain-containing protein, which gives rise to MSKTLMIKAMVLGAVACAFSATGFAADVQNGHGQGIADSTTEVNVAKHEAVRSNWMDRTDIVVGVGMKNSEESSSHHFHNFTPWENHPIVGTSDKSKSTELNKLYIETLQPITHYDENAKSVVFVQGRIGRSGEKITSNKLNNYWVPARPAGTFTVYNGQTDKEESLGVNANVGVGYRRLSKGEHAYVGVNAFYDHAFKNGYKRVSGGLEYVVGLNEFHANIYKNLGSNERKYIGLHGRTDTWYDPTGLYPYGMDPDQSLYDYARVDYENHWALSENTVARGYDIGYARTFKNARWARVYADYYNWRGREAVKVGYYKLPKRDAIKGFKVGAEFHITPHLTLDAGYKTASHHLSGPYATLKYTIGTSKFAWRGGKHSESAITTARSKMLDKVRRIDMVVQETVEETYDHGVVDVGL
- a CDS encoding tetratricopeptide repeat protein; translation: MAQYFTERLQKVFHMIFKSYNQEMAQEGWRQLELIVNNQHSPEQPNHRALRNDMTTSLENEIDTKEDALKIANDPEAREIADAYALLARIYAGPRFTWEESNFPENNMRTYQCLHDSIRRCSPIGTLQALRINGTITPTVEKDMLISFDDAFRIVYDYAEQGDAFCQYIIGNVFFWRDDDRISLARDMITPPRLSLAKRIQQSFQKGSIQERLIALQGTISNETLQENATKLAKEWFNKALDNGLAMFQGNLRNIYIDEGDFNNARRVALTAAELGNPTMMLYTGLDCHEHGKFEDAFTWFTKGAALGQAESTAELADYYYHFYDTKELRRVIPYDPVKAIGLYRRAATKYFSDAGYAALQAAFGYIFHIGHLPLDWGLIADLTHMAATKERFMFSLPYIGYMRIHGFGVTKNIRFGVQSLTRVLDEEKRALEEEDRVLFYDITRALTRVALGYAYEKGYVSGKPDLDTAVAYYEESHQYILSHKANLDEELKGIPIDDEAEERLAAFEEVDGHWRYKEGIKESTTTVRPGHTEWPQNAARLSVNMDDFLWDTTLYDWQTIEHALASQDEMKLSFYNHFLSVPDKLRNIFKLDVKRMLRDTYQVRIHGYDPTEGQEMIYRALFKKENTIQLLKDLYDTHQLPALGDNWSIETNEEKPTWHYVLDVDQQAFLLEEYDDANAMIQTALQGLKDKKYEQINVRTHDFIGPSYFIFRGNHANPFRVQLYLKESVRHSIDKDGKPLDTPGNTYLFEQHLGNEVSLNYWIQKTINTLEIPELDNWKKLSVPKALQ